The following DNA comes from Rhea pennata isolate bPtePen1 chromosome 22, bPtePen1.pri, whole genome shotgun sequence.
TGATGGTGAAACCCATCCAGAGGTTCCCACAGTtcatcctgctgctgcaggtacAGCCAAGGGTGGACCGTAGGAGGAAGACCCCAACTTTGCAACCGGCCGGTCACTCCCGTTTGGAGTCAACAGCCTTCAGCCACATCCctgcttcttcttcccttccttctcccgGCCAGGACATGCTGAAAAACACCCCCAAGGGCCATGCGGACCGCCTGTCGCTGCAACTGGCCCTCACCGAGCTGGAGACGCTGGCCGAGAAGCTCAACGAGCAGAAGCGCCTGGCCGACCAGCTGGCCGAAAtccagcagctcagcaagaGCATCAGCGACCGCAGCAGCCTCAACAAGGTAGGAGAAACCTGTCGGTTCCCGAGGGTTTTCCAAGCACGCCGTGGTCCAGGCAGGGAAAATCCTCTCCGGGCTTCAGGAGTTTCGCACCTAGGAATCCCAAAGGCGTGCGGCAGAAATTCCCCTTCCCGGCGGAGAtggtggaggggggggaaaaggaaaaaaaaaggagaacagggtggagggaaaggaagggatgAGCTTGGCTGGGTATTTTTTTTCGGCTATGGTCTGTGGCTGCCTCCACCCCTCCGTCCAGCTGCCTGATTTTGCAAGCGCCGCTGGGGGGATGGAATAAAAACCAAACCCCGATCGAAGCTGTTGCAAAACATCCTGTGCACGGGGGAGCCGGGCTGTCCCGCGGCGACCTCTTCCGCTCcgaaggggaaaaaaaaaaaaaaaaaaaaacagtgggaGGTTTGGGGATGGTTCGGGAACGGCGGGAGGACGGGCCGCGAGCAGGATTTCGGAAagccggggcggcgggaagcggcgagagAGATCCCCCGCCGGctgccgccccgccgcagcTCCTGAGCTCGGGCCAgcggcagctgctgctctgcgaGACCCTCACGGAGACGGTCTACGGCGACCGGGGCCAGCTCATCAAGTCCAAGGAGCGCAAGGTCTTCCTGCTCAACGACATGCTGGTCTGCGCCAACATCAACTTCAAGTAGGtcgcggcggcgcgcgccgggggGGGCCTTTCCCGCCTCTCCGGAGGCCGGAGCGGAGGCATggaaaaataactctttttGCAACCTATCTTGCAAAAATAGCAGCTCCATTAAACTcgttttcccctcccctccaggCCCGTGAATGCCAGGTAGGAGCCGAGCGCGGCATGCTCTGATTTGTTTTGCGCCCCGGCGCGAAGTGTGCTGCAGGTGTGCGGCTCCAGCTTGCAAAgcttgcaataaataaataataataataataataataaaaaataaaataaactctaATCCGGTGGGGCTCCTTGCATGAGCTGCTCGCTTGGCTGGTGGTGCAGGAGGGCGGCGGATGCTGCGTGGGAATCAGCTCATTtgggatttttattatttcagtttatttttttttattattattattttttcctctcccccccaaccccccttTACGTGCTCTTCGCAGGGGGCAGCTGGAAATCAGCAGCCTGGTGCCGCTGGGCCCCAAGTACGTGGTGAAGTGGAGCACAGCGCTGCCCCAGGTGCAGGTGGTGGAGGTGGGCCAGGAGAGCGGCGCCTACGACCGGGACAACGCCAGCGGCCACGGCGCCGGTGGCCCCAACGCCGCCGCCAAGAAGCACGCGCCCGGCGGCCAGGCCTCGCACAGTGAGTGGCCGCGGGCTTCCCCCGCGCCCCGGCTCCTCTTCGTCGCCGTCCCCGCGCCGCCGAGGAGCTTTGCTGCATCcgcttttcctccccttccccaagATAAGGTCTACCTGGGGCCGCCGCGGCtcttccaggagctgcaggacttGCAGAAGGACCTGGCCGTGGTGGAGCAGATCACGCTGCTCATCAGCACCCTCCACGGCACCTACCAGGTGGGCTCCGGCCTCGAGGTTGCAACCGCCACGAGCGTCGGTGGCCGGTTCCAGCAGCTCCGGTTGCCTCCAGGTGCCGGCACCTCCGTGACGGATCGATTTGgggttttcctccttttttttttttttttttttttcccttttccttcctcctttcctctaccaGAACCTCAACATGACGGTGGCGCAGGACTGGTGCTTGGCCCTGCAGAGGATGATGaaggtgaaggaggaggagatccACTCGGCCAACAAGTGCCGCCTCCGGCTGCTGCTCCCCGGGAAGCCGGACAAGTGAGTCGCGGGCGGTGGAGCGGGCGCCGGCTCTGCCCCGTTCGCCCCCTCCAGCGAGGACGCGCCTGAGCCGGCCGCCTTCGCCCTGCCCCAGGTCCGGCCGGCCCATCAGCTTCATGGTGGTCTTCATCACGCCCAACCCCTTGAGCAAGATCTCCTGGGTGAACCGGCTGCACTTGGCCAAGATCGGGCTGCGTGAGTGAAACCCCAACCCCGtttcccccctccttctccATCCTCCCCGTTTCCGGGAAGCCGAAGGCGACGCCGGTGTCACGAGCTGCTCCGGCCtctgccgccctccccggcccTTCgcctcctgcagcccctgcgGCCTCTTTGCACCCGCTCGCGCCCGTCCTCCCCCTTGACGCCTCGCCCTCGCCTCAATTGCTATTTAACTCCACGAGCcactgcagcaaaataaaaaaaaatatataaaaacaaagaaataaaagaaaagtttaatggaagaaaggaaagccaTCTGAAATCATATTTGAGCAGGTGGCTCCCCCCAGGCTGCAGCGATTTTggattctttgctttttttaagagTCTGCGGTtctttttgtggattttttttttggggggggaagttgtttgttttaatctagGATGCCTGGAGGATAACCCCGTATCTACGAGTTAGACATGAAAATGCGTTGAAACCTGATGTGAAGAAGCCTTCTCTttagattaaatatatatatatacacacacgtatatacatacacacacacacatatataaaatatgtatattcatatatttttatatacttttacattttttatattttttaatgtctttatatatatatatatatacatatatatatatatatatatatataattcttttttttcttttgctgctgccGCTTAACACGGGTGCTTCAcacccccacccacccccccaGCTCCTGCACCCTCTCCCCATCCCCAAACGCTGATTCCCGCTGGACCGGGCTTGCACCCGTCCGCAGCGAGCCCTGGGGGTGCCGGAGGGAGGGGTTTCCCacgctattttttttcccatgctgtttttgttttccccacgctgttttttttctccctccatgctttctcccccccccatgCCAGAAGGTTTTTTCCCATGCTGGTGGGCTTTTTCCCGCGCcgtgattattttttttacttttttccccgCGCCGGAGGGGTTTATTTTCCCGTGCCGCCGCGCGAAGCCCCTCAGGCCGCCGCTTTCCGCAGGGGAGGAAAACCAGCCGGGCTGGCTGTGTCCCGACGAGGACAAGAAGAGCAAAGCGCCGTTCTGGTGCCCCATCCTCTCCTGCCACGTACCCGCCTTCTCCTCCAAGGCCCTCGACCTGCaggtaaaaagaaagcaagaaatggATAAATTAAGGTGCTAAAATGAAGCGAAGGTGGACGCGTTCGAGCGGGGAATGCGCGGGAGATGCTGAGCTCTCCCAGCAGCTTTATTTTGAgggtggagggagaaaaaggaaggggggggggataaaagaaaatgatgatgatgatgatgaaaaagCAGCAACGCGcctcccgccccgtcccgcAGCTCGGCGCCGCCGTGCACAACCCCGTGCAGTCCTCGCTGCTGGGCTTCGCCGCCGTCAGCACCTCGCTGCCGCAGGGCTACCTCTGGGTgagcggggccggagccgggctGCCAAAACGGGAGGGGAAAGGGGACGGGGGGGGAGGAAATCCGGCGCAAacctccgccgccgccgcgtcccggcAGGTCGGGGGCGGCCAGGAAGGAGCCGGGGGCCAGGTGGAGATTTTCTCGCTGaaccgcgccgcgccgcgcaccgTCAAGTTCTTCGCGGTGGCCTCGCCGGTGCTCTGCATGGAGTACGTCCCCGAGCGGGAGCCGCtggcggggcccggcgccgagcagccgcccggccccgccatCTGCCTGGGCCTGCGCGACGGCAGGTGAGCCTgctattttcccccttttttgctATTTCCCCCCTTTTTGCTATTTCCCCCCCCTTGTTGTGCTGTTTTCCCCCTTGTTTTgctatttgttccttttttttttgctattttcccccttgttttgctattttcccctcttttttgctattttccctcttttttgctattttccctcttttttgtTATTCCCCTCCCTTTTGCGATTTCCCCCCCCCTTGTTTTGCTATTTCCCCccttgttttgctattttttcatttttttgctgttcccccccttttttgttattttcccccctttttttgctctttcccccccttttttgctcttttcccccttttttgctcttttcccccttttttgctcttttcccccttttttgctcttttcccctttttttgctattttccccctttttttgctatttccctcccttgttttgctattttcccccttgttgtgctattttccccttttttgcttttttcccttttttactatttttcccttttttgttattttttcccctttttggtatttccccccttttttccttttttttttttttttgcaattttttcctttttttcaccttacttgccccccctttttttttttgccatgtttcccttcttttttttcgctatttcctctccctttctcctttccctttccctttttcgCTATTCAGCtcggttggttagagcgtggtgctaataacgcCAAGGTCGCAGGTTTGATCCCCGCACGGGCCACGTGTttgggggctggactagatgatctccagaggtcccttccagccttgccaattctatgattctatgatattttccccccccttttttttgcaatttttcccttttttgcaatttttccttttttgctattctttctggttttgctattttttctggttttgctattttttcctctttttgctattttttttgctttttttttttttttttgctttctttctcccccgCAGCATCGTGGCGTACGGCAGCGTGGACGCCGGCACGCAGTGCTTGCTGACCCGCCGGAGCCCCGGCTCGCAACCCGTCCTCTGCCTCAAGCACAGCGCCGAATACCTCTTCGCCGGGCTGCAGGACGGCACCGTGGCCGCCTACGCCAGGAACGACGGTGAGCCGCGGCGACGCGGGCCGGCTCCCAGCGCTCGGGCGGCTTTCCGGCAGGCTTTTCACATACGATGGTTGAGAactaggattttattttattttactttattttatttttatttttactttatttttatttactttatttttattttttctttatcttattttattaattttatttttatttattttatttttatttttatttatcttattattttattttaattttatttatttttatttttactatttttttatttatttttttctgttattcccCGCTGTGTCCCGCAGGCGGGCCGGGGCGCCTGGCGGAGCAGCCAGCCTGCCTGGCTGTGGGCAGCGGGCCCGTGCGGGCGCTGCTGGCCCTCGACGAGAGCCTCTGGGCCAGCTGCGCCAACCACGTCACCGTCCTCGACGCCGGCAGCCTCCAGCCGCAGGTAACCGGcgttttctttccttcccttctttttccccccacctttttctttccctttttgcaTCAGAAGCCCCGACGGGAGGTTGCCATTAAGAGATTTTCCAGCCTCgctttttccagctctgcaaaaCTTTCCCACAACCAGgcaattttaatgcaaaaaaaaaaaaaaaaaaaaaaagcaaatttaaggTCCACGGTTTGGGGCTATTCCCGTGGAAACTGTTCCCATTAAAGAGCAAATCCGTTGCCACAAGGAAGAAGCCCCCAAAAGTTTAATTTGCCCGAGCGCCCCAGCTTTTTCCGCTTATTCAGGGTTTGGTAAATCCAGTGGGGCTGAAAAATCATGCTCCGAGCTGAAACCGCTGCTCGCCGCTTCGGACCTTTTGCAAAACGGGCTTTATACGAAaatggtggattttttttttcctttttttttccccccctctgctcctctttcTTATCCAGAAGTCGCTGCGCAACAAAAATCTAAGcagcatatatacatatatatatatatttttttttcttttttctgaaatagcCCACGGAGGGGGTTCAAATGGCTGCGTAACCCTCCCAGGGaaggcggggggcgggggggacaaGAAGGGCACCGCTCAAGGTCACCTTGCCGTCCCCCGGCGGGCTCGCCGcggccggctccggctccgcAGCCGCTGGAGCGAGCCCCAGCCAGGGGCTATTTCTGGAAGCGGCCGGGAAATCTCCACCGAGCCGCTCGCGACGGAGCGGGAACGGCCCCCCCGTCCCTCCCCCCACTCCGGGGCACCCCGGGCCTGGGGGTCGCTGAGCGCCGGGCGACCTCACTCTGagcaggttttattttctgggttttctgtttgtacttatttattatttttatttattttttcctttttccccctttttaaatttttcctattttttcctattttttcctattccttaattttttctattttaaatttttttcctatttcttatttttttctattaattttttccatttttaatttttttctatttaatttttttcctatttcttcatttcttctattccttaatgttttctatttttaattcttttctatttatttttttttacctacttttaatttttttccccctttttttcccccctggtttttcccctttaatttcactttttcgCCCTGGCCCCGCTGGCAGCAAACCTTCGAGGCGCACCCGGACGCCGAGGCCAGCGTGACGCACATGATCAAGGCGGGCAGCGGCGTCTGGATGGCCTTTTCCTCCGGCTCCTCCATCCGCCTCTTCCACACGGAGACGCTGGAGCACCTGCAGGAGATCAACATCGCCACACGGACCACCTTCGTCCTCCCCGGTGAGCGGGGGCCCTCGCCAGCCGCCCCCACGCTGCTCTCCccccttcttctctttttcccccattcttttctttttcccccttttcttttttcctctccttcactttttcccctttttttccccattttccccttcttttcttttttcttctccttttccccttctttcccccttcctttctttttctcccttcctttcttttccccttctttctcttttccctccttttctttttgcctcttttctttcccccttttgctttttcccccttcttttctccatcttttcccttttcccttcttttcccttccccccttctttcccctttctctccttcttttcccctttctctcctctttcccccttttctcccttcctttctcccttttctcctttcttttcccttttccctccttctttccacttttccctccttctttcccccttttcctcccttttcccccttttcctcccttttcccccttttctcccttcttttccccctttttctcccttcttttccccttttccccttcttttccccttttcctcccttcttttcccttttcctcccttcttttccctttttcctccttcttcttcccttttcctcccctttccccttttcctcccttttccttttcctcccctttctccttttctccctcttttcccccttttcctcccttcttttcccccttttcctcccttcttttcccccttttcctccttcttcccttttcctcccctttccccttttcctcccttttccccttttcctcccctttctccttttctcccttcttgcccccttttttcccttcttttccccttttcctcccctttctcattttccccttctttcccccttttctcccttcctttcccccttttctcccttcttttcctttccccccttctttacccctttctcctttcttttcccttttccctccttctttccccctttctcccttcttttaccccttttctcccttctttccacttttccctccttctttcccccttttctccctcttttcccccttttcctcccttttcccccctttcctcccttcttttccccttttccccttttccccttcttttccccttttccccttcttttccccttttcctcccttcttttcccttttcctcctttcttttccctttttcctccttcttcttcccttttcctcccctttctccttttccccttcttttcccctttttctcccttcttttcccctttctcccccagCTCGCACCCACCCTCCTCCTTTCCAGGGCACTAAAAAAGCGAGCGGCTCCGCCGCAGAATATTCCCTGCCCGTTACAAGTCCTTATCCCATGCAAAAACATTCAGCATCGTGTTTTTCCCGTGCGACGGGGCATCCTCAGGCTTTcccacttttctccttttttttccctgctcctccttttttttccccgcttTCCTTTTCCCCGCgtgccgcggggcgccgggctcATGCCGGCCTCTCTCCCGCAGGCCAGAAGCACGTGCGCGTCACCAGCCTGCTCATCTGCCAAGGCCTCCTCTGGGTGGGCACCGATCAGGGCATCATCGTGCTGCTGCCCGTGCCGCGGCTCGAGGGCATCCCCAAAATCACCGGTGAGCCCCCCCTCCTCCGCCAAAACAGCCAAAGTCACCCCCAAACCAaccaaaacaaagataaaaactCCCCCCAAAGAGGAGTTTTCCGCTTGCTTGCAAGCCCGGAGGTCCCCAGACCTGGCTTTTTTCCCTGCGGTATTCCCACCGGCACCGCGAATTCCCACCGGCACCGCGAATTCCCACCAGTGCCGCAAATTCCTGCAGGCGCCGCAAATTCCTGCGGGGGCCGCAAATTCCCACGGGCGCCACAAATGCCTGTGGGTGCTGCAAATTCCCATGGGCACCGCAAATTCCCGCAGGCACCACAAATTCCCGTGGGTGCCGCGAATTCCCGTGGGTGGTGTGAATTCCCGTGAGCGCCGCAAATTCCCGCGGGTGCCGCAAATTCCCACGGGCACCGCAAATTCCCGCAGGCACCACAAATTCCCGTGGGTGCCGCGAATTCCCGTGGGTGGTGTGAATTCCCGTGGGCACCACAAATTCCCGTGGGCACCACAAATTCCCGCGGGCACCGCAAATTCCCGTGGGTGCCGCGAATTCCCGCGGGCGCCGCGAATTCCCGCGGGCGCCGCGAATTCCCGTGCTGCCCCTCTCCGTCCCCTCCCAGGCAAAGGCATGGTGTCCCTCAACGGGCACGGCGGCCCCGTGGCCTTTCTGGCGGTGGCGCTGAGCACCCTGGCACCCGAGGTCCTCAAGAGCGAGCGGGAGGAAGAGCCGGGAGGcggcgaggaagaggaggaagaggaggctgccggcccgccgccgccgcccggcgagCCGCGGAAAAAAGGGATTTTGCTGCAATATCGCCTGCGCTCCACGTCGCATTTGCCGGGGCAGCTGCTGTCGGTGCGGGACGCGCCGGCCGGTGCCGCGCCGGAGCACGCCGAGGAGGACGGCTCCGTCTACGAGATGGCCGACGACCCGGACGTGTGGGTGCGCAGCCGGCCCTGCGCCCGCGACGCCCCCCGCAAGGAGATTTCCTCCGTGGCCATCGTCTCCGGCGGCCGGGGCTACCGCAACttcggcgccgccggccgcggctcggtgcccgccggcggggcggaCAGCACCCTCCTCATCTGGCAGGTGCCGCTGACGCTATAGCACCGGGGAAAagccttcccccctcctttttctttttttaaggaagaaaaaaaaataggactgaattgacttttttctcttttttttccccctttctcccccccccaaaaaaaaaatcttggattttttttttgggggggggaagagggggcaAAAGGGTGGGGGAATTTTAACGGCGGCCTCCCTGCGGGCTTTGGAGGCGCCGGGATTTTGCCGGGCTCTTCGGATGAAGGTGTGGGCtgtctgtgtgcgtgtgtgcaaaaaaaaaaaaaatatatatatatataatataaatatatatatatataaatgttgtATATTATTACCTGTATAGAGAAGCAAATCTGTATATATGGGAGCATGTGgagctgcagaaataaaacaagtgtGAACGCTAGCAGGTGGCCGGCCATGGTGAAGCGGGAGGCGCCTGCCTCCGAACCAGGGAAATAGTCCCCGTTTCAACGCATTTCGGTGCTtcgggggggggaggcggggaggGGTTGATTTTTGGCATCAGATGGGCTGAGTTATTCCAGATGATCCCAAAAAATCCTGGGTGATTCGCCCGCACTAGGTTGAGGGTCAGGGGGCTCTGCCCAGCTGCCTCGGGTCCAGCAGCAGCTAACGACCAGCTCAAGCAGTAGGTTgtgatttaattaatttatttatttatttgcaaaaagtgcttcttttatttttattatttttattttcattacttttttgcaaaaaaaaaaactgctcttttttcccttgctgtaTGGCTTTCCTAGGATGGAAAAGGAAGGTCTGCGGGAAAGCCGGGAAAGGACCAGCCAGGAGAAACGACCCAACCTGCCCATTCATTTTTCcgttttttccccttcttttttttcccccctttcttttcaTCATCATCGCTGCCGAGATCAATACTCTGCCGCGAGCGCCGAGCCCTCGCCAGCCCTTAATCTCTGCTCTTATCCCTTATTACCAGGCCCTGCAAGAGGGTTGGAGATGCCGCAGCGAGCAGCAGCGATAAAGGAAGCACAAGCAAAATGGGCAAAAAGGggggctggaaaaaaaaataatgaaaggagCAAGCTGCCTGACTAAAAATCCCCAGTGGGCAGCTAAAGCCGCCGCACGTGGAGTATCTTTAGGCCCGACTCGGACATCACGGCAAGTCCTTGCCGCATCTTTGCATTCCCGTAGGAGATACACCGGAGGCAGAGGACACagatttggaattttttttccaaaaaaacagaagcagcccccaggtttttttccctttttttttttagtgttccccccccccaaacctgcagAAATTTGTGTTGTGGGAGCGTGGGAAAAACGCAGGAAACTTTCCCATGGGTGGCAGCAGGAGTTGCCCCGTCCCGCAGCGCCTGGACCCCCGCTTCGGAGTAGCAGCTTCAAAACTGCATTTATAATAATGATGATAATGATTATAATTAATAATAACAGGGGAGCCCCAGGAGAGAAGGAGCAAAGGAGAAATTGCCCACAGAGCGGAGCAGAGGCCGGCTCTGAAGTCAGGCTCGCAGCAAAAGATAAGGAACACGGTTCTTCCCACTGGGATTTGGGAGCATTCAAATAACGCATGcattataaatatatgtatatatatatattttaggcAGAAATTATTCCATAAAACTTAGCCAGGGGCCACCTGAACCAAGCTGCTGCCCGCTAAGCCAGATGAGGAGCCTCCGTGGCGCCTCCGGTTCCCTCCGGCCCCCAAACCCGTCCATCGATGTTGGGTCTTGGCAGCTCAGAGAAAGCGGGGGATTCCCGGGGGTGTGAAAATCCTTCCCAGCTCTTGcctttttattcctattttttttccaaggccGCACTTAGTGGCATAGCTGGCAGGTTTTTCTGGGAGACAGACACAGATAAACAactaaaaggaataaaaaaggaaaaagcgAAGCGGGTCAAGGGCAGGGAGCCCTTGGGAGCGCATGGCGTCGGTTCGCCCGTGGGTGACTT
Coding sequences within:
- the ARHGEF10L gene encoding rho guanine nucleotide exchange factor 10-like protein isoform X1, encoding MASSRLPPGTAVGAVSPPRPPAAETEEDPGTAFALEDAEEEEEEEEEEEDADRGSPPGAAPQPQAEIFPGASDGEAFGSERESCHGDKRFEPPAAEDDVIYDDVPCESVEAEQDGPERGLIYEDVRQRDEGSREAEDLGWSSSEFESYSEDSGEEAKAEAEPAKQRASFQPKLSPDLNRLKEKYARTKRDILALRVGGRDMQELKHKYDFKMTQLMKAAKSGTKDGLEKTKIAVMRKVTFLHRKEAPGDSEEEDTGFLEVTVSDMKHPPPELSPMPEGLSPQQVVRRHILGSIVQSERSYVDSLKRILQDYRNPLLEMEPKVLSARKCQVVFFRLKEILQCHSMFQIALASRVAEWDATEKIGDLFVASFSKSMVLDVYSDYVNNFTTAMSLIKKACLTKPAFLEFLKKRQMASADRVTLYGLMVKPIQRFPQFILLLQDMLKNTPKGHADRLSLQLALTELETLAEKLNEQKRLADQLAEIQQLSKSISDRSSLNKLLSSGQRQLLLCETLTETVYGDRGQLIKSKERKVFLLNDMLVCANINFKPVNARGQLEISSLVPLGPKYVVKWSTALPQVQVVEVGQESGAYDRDNASGHGAGGPNAAAKKHAPGGQASHNKVYLGPPRLFQELQDLQKDLAVVEQITLLISTLHGTYQNLNMTVAQDWCLALQRMMKVKEEEIHSANKCRLRLLLPGKPDKSGRPISFMVVFITPNPLSKISWVNRLHLAKIGLREENQPGWLCPDEDKKSKAPFWCPILSCHVPAFSSKALDLQLGAAVHNPVQSSLLGFAAVSTSLPQGYLWVGGGQEGAGGQVEIFSLNRAAPRTVKFFAVASPVLCMEYVPEREPLAGPGAEQPPGPAICLGLRDGSIVAYGSVDAGTQCLLTRRSPGSQPVLCLKHSAEYLFAGLQDGTVAAYARNDGGPGRLAEQPACLAVGSGPVRALLALDESLWASCANHVTVLDAGSLQPQQTFEAHPDAEASVTHMIKAGSGVWMAFSSGSSIRLFHTETLEHLQEINIATRTTFVLPGQKHVRVTSLLICQGLLWVGTDQGIIVLLPVPRLEGIPKITGKGMVSLNGHGGPVAFLAVALSTLAPEVLKSEREEEPGGGEEEEEEEAAGPPPPPGEPRKKGILLQYRLRSTSHLPGQLLSVRDAPAGAAPEHAEEDGSVYEMADDPDVWVRSRPCARDAPRKEISSVAIVSGGRGYRNFGAAGRGSVPAGGADSTLLIWQVPLTL
- the ARHGEF10L gene encoding rho guanine nucleotide exchange factor 10-like protein isoform X4, with protein sequence MASSRLPPGTAVGAVSPPRPPAAETEEDPGTAFALEDAEEEEEEEEEEEDADRGSPPGAAPQPQAEIFPGASDGEAFGSERESCHGDKRFEPPAAEDDVIYDDVPCESVEAEQDGPERGLIYEDVRQRDEGSREAEDLGWSSSEFESYSEDSGEEAKAEAEPAKQRASFQPKMTQLMKAAKSGTKDGLEKTKIAVMRKVTFLHRKEAPGDSEEEDTGFLEVTVSDMKHPPPELSPMPEGLSPQQVVRRHILGSIVQSERSYVDSLKRILQDYRNPLLEMEPKVLSARKCQVVFFRLKEILQCHSMFQIALASRVAEWDATEKIGDLFVASFSKSMVLDVYSDYVNNFTTAMSLIKKACLTKPAFLEFLKKRQMASADRVTLYGLMVKPIQRFPQFILLLQDMLKNTPKGHADRLSLQLALTELETLAEKLNEQKRLADQLAEIQQLSKSISDRSSLNKLLSSGQRQLLLCETLTETVYGDRGQLIKSKERKVFLLNDMLVCANINFKGQLEISSLVPLGPKYVVKWSTALPQVQVVEVGQESGAYDRDNASGHGAGGPNAAAKKHAPGGQASHNKVYLGPPRLFQELQDLQKDLAVVEQITLLISTLHGTYQNLNMTVAQDWCLALQRMMKVKEEEIHSANKCRLRLLLPGKPDKSGRPISFMVVFITPNPLSKISWVNRLHLAKIGLREENQPGWLCPDEDKKSKAPFWCPILSCHVPAFSSKALDLQLGAAVHNPVQSSLLGFAAVSTSLPQGYLWVGGGQEGAGGQVEIFSLNRAAPRTVKFFAVASPVLCMEYVPEREPLAGPGAEQPPGPAICLGLRDGSIVAYGSVDAGTQCLLTRRSPGSQPVLCLKHSAEYLFAGLQDGTVAAYARNDGGPGRLAEQPACLAVGSGPVRALLALDESLWASCANHVTVLDAGSLQPQQTFEAHPDAEASVTHMIKAGSGVWMAFSSGSSIRLFHTETLEHLQEINIATRTTFVLPGQKHVRVTSLLICQGLLWVGTDQGIIVLLPVPRLEGIPKITGKGMVSLNGHGGPVAFLAVALSTLAPEVLKSEREEEPGGGEEEEEEEAAGPPPPPGEPRKKGILLQYRLRSTSHLPGQLLSVRDAPAGAAPEHAEEDGSVYEMADDPDVWVRSRPCARDAPRKEISSVAIVSGGRGYRNFGAAGRGSVPAGGADSTLLIWQVPLTL
- the ARHGEF10L gene encoding rho guanine nucleotide exchange factor 10-like protein isoform X6, which produces MWRRRPAGDGALARSPSSSSAASASGDSEEEDTGFLEVTVSDMKHPPPELSPMPEGLSPQQVVRRHILGSIVQSERSYVDSLKRILQDYRNPLLEMEPKVLSARKCQVVFFRLKEILQCHSMFQIALASRVAEWDATEKIGDLFVASFSKSMVLDVYSDYVNNFTTAMSLIKKACLTKPAFLEFLKKRQMASADRVTLYGLMVKPIQRFPQFILLLQDMLKNTPKGHADRLSLQLALTELETLAEKLNEQKRLADQLAEIQQLSKSISDRSSLNKLLSSGQRQLLLCETLTETVYGDRGQLIKSKERKVFLLNDMLVCANINFKGQLEISSLVPLGPKYVVKWSTALPQVQVVEVGQESGAYDRDNASGHGAGGPNAAAKKHAPGGQASHNKVYLGPPRLFQELQDLQKDLAVVEQITLLISTLHGTYQNLNMTVAQDWCLALQRMMKVKEEEIHSANKCRLRLLLPGKPDKSGRPISFMVVFITPNPLSKISWVNRLHLAKIGLREENQPGWLCPDEDKKSKAPFWCPILSCHVPAFSSKALDLQLGAAVHNPVQSSLLGFAAVSTSLPQGYLWVGGGQEGAGGQVEIFSLNRAAPRTVKFFAVASPVLCMEYVPEREPLAGPGAEQPPGPAICLGLRDGSIVAYGSVDAGTQCLLTRRSPGSQPVLCLKHSAEYLFAGLQDGTVAAYARNDGGPGRLAEQPACLAVGSGPVRALLALDESLWASCANHVTVLDAGSLQPQQTFEAHPDAEASVTHMIKAGSGVWMAFSSGSSIRLFHTETLEHLQEINIATRTTFVLPGQKHVRVTSLLICQGLLWVGTDQGIIVLLPVPRLEGIPKITGKGMVSLNGHGGPVAFLAVALSTLAPEVLKSEREEEPGGGEEEEEEEAAGPPPPPGEPRKKGILLQYRLRSTSHLPGQLLSVRDAPAGAAPEHAEEDGSVYEMADDPDVWVRSRPCARDAPRKEISSVAIVSGGRGYRNFGAAGRGSVPAGGADSTLLIWQVPLTL